Proteins encoded within one genomic window of Haloplanus vescus:
- the pstB gene encoding phosphate ABC transporter ATP-binding protein PstB, giving the protein MTDNSEQEYTASTDDPTADEMSIETDVSTSVSSSDTTQHANTVVSAENVSVWYNDEQALQDITLDIPENQVTAMIGPSGCGKSTFLRCINRMNDLIDAAHVEGDLHLRGKNVYDDDVDPVALRRRVGMVFQSPNPFPKSIYDNVAYGLEIQDKEGDYDEIVEQSLKRAALWDEVKDQLDQSGLELSGGQQQRLCIARAIAPDPEVILMDEPASALDPVATSQIEDLISELAEEYTVVIVTHNMQQAARISNKTAVFLTGGELVEFDDTEKIFENPESQRVEDYITGKFG; this is encoded by the coding sequence ATGACCGACAATTCAGAGCAAGAGTACACTGCATCGACCGACGACCCGACGGCCGACGAGATGAGCATCGAGACTGACGTGAGCACGAGCGTTTCGTCGTCCGACACGACCCAGCACGCGAACACCGTCGTCAGCGCGGAGAACGTCAGCGTCTGGTACAACGACGAACAGGCGTTGCAGGACATCACGCTCGACATCCCCGAGAATCAGGTGACCGCGATGATTGGACCCTCGGGGTGTGGCAAGTCCACGTTCCTCCGGTGTATCAACCGGATGAACGACCTGATAGACGCCGCGCACGTCGAGGGTGACCTCCACCTCCGCGGCAAGAACGTCTACGACGACGATGTCGACCCCGTCGCACTCCGCCGTCGCGTCGGGATGGTCTTCCAGTCGCCCAACCCCTTCCCCAAGAGCATCTACGACAACGTGGCCTACGGCCTTGAGATTCAGGACAAGGAGGGCGACTACGACGAAATCGTCGAGCAGTCGCTGAAGCGAGCGGCGCTGTGGGACGAGGTGAAAGACCAACTCGACCAGTCCGGCCTCGAACTCTCCGGCGGGCAACAACAGCGACTCTGTATCGCCCGAGCCATCGCCCCCGACCCCGAGGTCATCCTGATGGACGAACCCGCCTCCGCGCTCGACCCCGTCGCAACCTCCCAAATCGAGGACCTCATCTCGGAGCTCGCTGAGGAGTACACGGTGGTCATCGTCACCCACAACATGCAACAGGCGGCACGCATCTCGAACAAGACGGCCGTCTTCCTCACCGGCGGCGAACTCGTCGAGTTCGACGACACCGAGAAAATCTTCGAGAACCCCGAGAGCCAACGCGTCGAGGACTACATCACCGGGAAGTTCGGGTAG
- a CDS encoding phosphate signaling complex PhoU family protein yields the protein MVETRKVQVTGGSTYTVSIPKDWATDNGVSAGSEVAFYPEGDSLFMTPRTEDERTEGTLDIGDLSGEELIRAVMTMYVSGFDIIALESARITTDQRRTIREATQSLVGLEVLEETRDRVVIRDLLDSSELSINNAVTRMRLIALSMLEDAVTSMIELDADLARDVIQRDDDVDRLWMVVSRIFRSTLRSPRAAEELGVSREVCFDYQSAARQLERVADHATKIAHLSLNVDDPLPDDVCDALEELHADAAGVIDGAMDALFLDDSDDATRRANEARESVQGIDSHARSIDELLRELDPTRAQLLGLLVDSLSRSADYGGNIAETALQKAAPTP from the coding sequence ATGGTCGAGACTCGAAAGGTGCAGGTGACGGGCGGGTCGACGTACACGGTGTCGATTCCGAAAGACTGGGCGACCGACAACGGCGTTTCGGCGGGGAGCGAGGTGGCGTTCTACCCCGAAGGCGACTCCCTGTTCATGACGCCGCGAACCGAGGACGAACGGACCGAGGGAACCCTCGACATCGGCGACCTCTCCGGCGAGGAACTCATCCGCGCCGTCATGACGATGTACGTCAGTGGGTTCGACATCATCGCCCTCGAGAGCGCCCGCATCACGACCGACCAGCGACGGACCATCAGAGAGGCCACCCAGAGCCTCGTCGGCCTCGAAGTCCTGGAGGAGACGCGCGACCGCGTGGTGATTCGTGACTTGCTCGACTCCTCGGAACTCTCGATCAACAACGCTGTCACCCGGATGCGTCTCATCGCACTCTCCATGCTCGAAGACGCCGTAACGTCGATGATAGAACTCGACGCGGACCTCGCGCGCGACGTGATTCAACGCGACGACGACGTGGACCGCCTGTGGATGGTCGTCTCTCGTATCTTCCGCTCGACGCTCCGAAGCCCCCGCGCCGCCGAGGAACTCGGCGTCTCCCGCGAGGTGTGTTTCGACTACCAATCGGCGGCCCGGCAACTCGAACGCGTCGCCGACCACGCCACCAAAATCGCCCACCTCTCGCTCAACGTCGACGACCCACTCCCCGACGACGTGTGCGACGCCCTCGAAGAGCTACACGCCGACGCCGCGGGCGTCATCGACGGGGCGATGGACGCGCTCTTCCTCGACGACAGCGACGACGCCACGCGCCGCGCCAACGAGGCCCGCGAATCGGTACAGGGCATCGACAGCCACGCCCGCTCCATCGACGAACTCCTTCGAGAACTCGACCCGACGCGAGCGCAGCTGCTCGGCCTCCTTGTCGACTCGCTCTCACGGAGCGCCGACTACGGTGGTAACATCGCCGAAACGGCGCTCCAGAAGGCAGCGCCGACGCCGTAA
- the pstA gene encoding phosphate ABC transporter permease PstA encodes MATREDVIEDFGHVSRTAGTVFRYLLLAATLFGIVALAVLLLYVANDAIQPLTADPGWHLTFFLTLVVPTLAVSGYLFRTDPVSFRFGASIVGLLAVSTMFAGGMAMIFVDIVPPVVWFGYVLALCLSLAGVVVIERFDRQLPFLARFVAAGAVVVGAFAVVPGLVQSLPVYPTDDILLTLSFGAPIAAVVGRYAAADAGRRGRLLAIGAGVVAIGLGGVVGPLLGVTPVPATVILSLAVVPTAGYAVGTVRRHPARRAGLVLTAVVLLGAFGGAAAVDALGFAGPQSWVDWQFLTNAHSGDAVDAGLYPAIGGSILLMVTVAALSFPLGVGAAVYLEEYAPDNRFTRFIDVNISNLAGVPSVVYGLLGLAVFVTYLGQPTGTVLIGGATLALLILPIVIISAREALRSVPDSMRQASYGMGATRWQTIRNVVLPRAFPGILTGTILALGRAIGETAPLIMIGAPNVLFSLPTGLSSKVSAMPLQVYAWASLFASDPFYQAAVPAGVVVLLVVLLSMNSVAIVLRNKYQSDSQ; translated from the coding sequence ATGGCAACACGAGAGGACGTCATCGAAGACTTCGGCCACGTAAGCCGGACTGCCGGCACCGTCTTCCGATATCTGCTGCTCGCGGCGACGCTGTTCGGCATCGTCGCGCTGGCGGTCCTGTTGCTATACGTCGCCAACGACGCCATCCAACCGCTGACCGCCGACCCCGGTTGGCATCTCACCTTCTTCCTGACGCTCGTCGTGCCCACACTCGCCGTGAGCGGCTACCTCTTCCGAACCGACCCGGTATCGTTCCGCTTCGGCGCCAGCATCGTCGGCCTACTCGCCGTCAGTACCATGTTCGCGGGTGGCATGGCGATGATATTCGTCGACATCGTCCCGCCGGTGGTCTGGTTCGGCTACGTCCTCGCGCTCTGTCTCTCACTCGCGGGCGTCGTCGTCATCGAGCGCTTCGACCGCCAGCTCCCCTTCCTCGCGCGGTTCGTCGCTGCGGGCGCAGTCGTCGTCGGCGCCTTCGCCGTCGTACCCGGACTCGTCCAGTCGCTGCCGGTGTATCCGACGGACGACATCCTGCTCACGCTCTCCTTTGGCGCACCCATCGCCGCTGTCGTCGGCCGGTACGCCGCCGCCGACGCTGGCCGGCGCGGGCGACTGCTCGCTATCGGAGCCGGCGTCGTCGCCATCGGTCTGGGGGGCGTGGTCGGACCACTCCTGGGTGTCACGCCCGTCCCGGCGACGGTGATTCTCTCCCTCGCCGTTGTCCCCACCGCAGGCTACGCCGTCGGCACCGTCCGCCGACACCCCGCGCGCCGGGCAGGACTGGTCCTCACGGCCGTCGTCCTCCTCGGCGCGTTCGGTGGCGCAGCTGCCGTCGACGCCCTCGGCTTCGCCGGACCGCAGTCGTGGGTCGACTGGCAGTTCCTCACCAACGCCCACAGCGGGGACGCGGTCGATGCCGGTCTCTACCCCGCCATCGGTGGCTCCATCCTCCTGATGGTCACCGTCGCCGCACTCTCCTTCCCCCTCGGTGTCGGGGCCGCGGTGTATCTCGAGGAGTACGCCCCGGACAACCGCTTCACGCGCTTTATCGACGTGAACATCTCCAACCTGGCCGGCGTCCCCTCTGTCGTCTACGGACTGCTCGGACTCGCCGTGTTCGTCACGTACCTCGGTCAGCCGACGGGGACGGTGCTCATCGGCGGCGCGACGCTCGCCCTCCTCATCCTGCCCATCGTCATCATCTCCGCGCGCGAGGCGCTCCGGAGCGTACCGGATTCGATGCGACAGGCCTCCTACGGCATGGGCGCGACGCGCTGGCAGACGATTCGGAACGTCGTCCTCCCCCGGGCGTTCCCCGGAATCTTGACGGGGACGATTCTCGCCCTCGGCCGCGCCATCGGCGAGACGGCGCCGCTCATCATGATTGGCGCGCCGAACGTCCTCTTCTCGCTGCCGACGGGGCTCTCCTCGAAGGTGAGCGCGATGCCCCTGCAGGTGTACGCCTGGGCGAGTCTCTTCGCCAGCGACCCGTTCTATCAGGCCGCCGTCCCTGCGGGCGTCGTCGTGTTGCTCGTCGTCCTACTCAGCATGAACTCCGTGGCAATCGTGCTCCGCAACAAATATCAGAGTGATTCGCAATGA
- a CDS encoding PstS family phosphate ABC transporter substrate-binding protein, translated as MTDDSTSGRVSRRKFLAASGTVGAIGLAGCTQSGDNGGQSEGLSGTIDIAGSSTVFPLATAMAERFQSEHSGVNINIQSTGSGGGFANHFCPGRTDFNNASRPIQSEEEEVCSGNDVAPVELTVATDALTVVVNDEADWVDCMTVEELRQIWSAENPPSMWSDVNSDWPDEPLELYGPTDASGTYDYFIEAILGEEGPGHRQDYSATEQDRTIIQGVEGSENAIGYLGFAYYTENQDRVKALGIDDGDGCVEPSLETARAGEYTPLSRPLFTYAKQESLAEEHVAEFARFWIENATSQEIVADEVGYVPLNDSDQQEAMDALEAAIEEAQG; from the coding sequence ATGACGGACGACTCTACGAGTGGACGTGTGTCGCGCCGAAAGTTCCTCGCGGCTTCCGGAACGGTCGGAGCGATTGGGCTGGCTGGCTGTACCCAGAGCGGTGACAACGGCGGCCAGAGCGAGGGGCTCTCCGGAACCATCGACATCGCGGGGAGTTCGACGGTGTTCCCGCTGGCGACGGCGATGGCCGAGCGGTTCCAGTCCGAGCACTCGGGTGTCAACATCAACATTCAGTCCACCGGCTCCGGTGGCGGCTTCGCCAACCACTTCTGCCCCGGGCGGACGGACTTCAACAACGCCTCGCGACCCATCCAGTCCGAAGAGGAAGAGGTGTGTTCCGGGAACGACGTTGCGCCCGTCGAGCTCACCGTCGCGACGGACGCGTTGACCGTTGTCGTCAACGACGAGGCCGACTGGGTCGACTGCATGACTGTCGAGGAGCTCCGACAGATCTGGTCGGCCGAGAACCCGCCGTCGATGTGGAGCGACGTGAACTCCGACTGGCCCGACGAACCGCTCGAACTCTACGGTCCCACTGACGCCTCCGGCACCTACGACTACTTCATCGAGGCCATCCTCGGCGAGGAAGGCCCCGGTCACCGACAGGACTACTCCGCGACCGAGCAGGACCGTACCATCATCCAGGGTGTCGAAGGCTCCGAGAACGCCATCGGCTATCTCGGCTTCGCGTACTACACGGAGAACCAGGACCGCGTGAAGGCACTCGGCATCGACGACGGTGACGGCTGTGTCGAGCCATCGCTCGAAACCGCCCGCGCCGGCGAGTACACGCCGCTCTCCCGACCCCTGTTCACCTACGCCAAACAGGAATCGCTCGCGGAAGAGCACGTCGCCGAGTTCGCCCGCTTCTGGATAGAGAACGCCACGAGCCAGGAAATCGTCGCCGACGAAGTGGGTTACGTCCCCCTGAACGACTCGGACCAGCAGGAAGCGATGGACGCGCTCGAAGCGGCCATCGAAGAAGCACAGGGCTAA
- the phoU gene encoding phosphate signaling complex protein PhoU: MARTDYQSSLEELRDDILYMSEVVAERLRTGLDALERKDERLAREVIDGDDEINEMYLKLEGDCVDLIALQQPVASDLRFIAASFKIITDLERIGDLAVNLGGYTLDAERDLFPDVDMQRIGRTTLDMLEDAMDAYANEDVEACYAVADHDDEVDAMCEAASELVVRDLIESDRLADDLDDDEEMESLMQDVSRLLLTIRDLERIGDHAVNIAARTLYMAENDDELLY; this comes from the coding sequence ATGGCGAGAACGGACTATCAGTCGTCGTTGGAGGAACTCCGCGACGACATCCTCTACATGAGCGAAGTGGTCGCGGAGCGGCTCCGGACGGGGCTGGACGCGCTCGAACGGAAGGACGAACGGCTGGCTCGCGAGGTGATCGATGGCGACGACGAAATCAACGAGATGTATCTCAAACTGGAAGGCGACTGTGTCGACCTCATCGCCCTCCAGCAACCCGTGGCGAGCGACCTTCGCTTCATCGCCGCCTCGTTCAAGATAATCACCGACCTCGAACGCATCGGCGACCTGGCTGTCAACCTCGGCGGCTACACGCTGGACGCCGAGCGCGACCTCTTCCCCGACGTGGACATGCAGCGCATCGGGCGAACGACGCTCGATATGCTCGAAGACGCGATGGACGCCTACGCGAACGAGGACGTGGAGGCGTGTTACGCCGTCGCCGACCACGACGACGAGGTGGACGCGATGTGTGAAGCCGCGAGCGAACTCGTCGTGCGCGACCTCATCGAGAGCGACCGCCTCGCCGACGACCTCGACGACGACGAGGAGATGGAGTCGCTGATGCAGGACGTCTCACGCCTTCTGCTCACCATCCGCGACCTCGAACGCATCGGCGACCACGCGGTCAACATCGCCGCCCGCACGCTCTACATGGCCGAGAACGACGACGAACTGCTCTACTAA
- a CDS encoding zinc-dependent metalloprotease encodes MDIFRSVRTVTSASGDGHVDWTAVADAAKASTAAGSLELSEADRSGYATDVRDARDRLRSLGGVEFDLPDTVEIQNRHHWIDANVDTFRRVMAPVEREVPQTLFPGVSRVVNTGTLSFMLAFLGRNVLGQYDPLLLAEAAPDDRNHALYFVHPNIVQVATDLDVSLPRFRRWIAFHEVSHAAEFGAAPWLSTYLERRVERGVDALAAGDVDREAFAELDTAMTAVEGYAELLMDRAFDDDYADLRAKLDARRQGGGPVAQLARRLLGLGLKRRQYERGADFFHAVADDRGLAGASIVWEQPENLPTDAELDDPEQWLARV; translated from the coding sequence ATGGACATCTTTCGGAGCGTCCGCACCGTCACCAGCGCGTCGGGCGACGGCCACGTCGACTGGACCGCCGTCGCCGACGCCGCCAAGGCCAGCACGGCGGCCGGGTCGCTTGAGTTGAGCGAGGCCGACCGCTCGGGATACGCGACGGACGTGCGCGACGCGCGTGACCGCCTCCGGTCGCTCGGCGGCGTCGAGTTCGACCTGCCGGACACGGTCGAAATCCAGAACCGCCACCACTGGATCGACGCCAACGTCGACACCTTCCGCCGCGTGATGGCGCCCGTCGAACGCGAGGTGCCACAGACGCTCTTCCCCGGCGTCAGTCGCGTCGTCAACACGGGCACGCTCTCTTTCATGCTCGCTTTCCTCGGGCGGAACGTCCTCGGGCAGTACGACCCGCTCCTCCTCGCGGAGGCGGCGCCCGACGACCGGAACCACGCGCTCTACTTCGTCCACCCGAACATCGTGCAGGTGGCGACGGACCTCGACGTGTCGCTCCCGCGGTTCCGGCGCTGGATCGCGTTCCACGAGGTGTCACACGCCGCCGAGTTCGGCGCCGCACCGTGGCTCTCGACCTATCTCGAACGGCGGGTGGAGCGCGGCGTCGACGCCCTCGCCGCTGGCGACGTCGACCGCGAGGCGTTCGCGGAGTTGGATACCGCGATGACGGCAGTCGAGGGGTACGCCGAACTGCTGATGGACCGGGCGTTCGACGACGACTACGCCGACCTGCGGGCGAAACTCGACGCCCGTCGACAGGGTGGTGGCCCGGTCGCCCAACTCGCTCGCCGCCTCCTCGGACTCGGCCTGAAGCGTCGGCAGTACGAACGCGGCGCGGACTTCTTCCACGCCGTCGCGGACGACCGAGGGCTGGCGGGTGCGAGCATCGTGTGGGAACAGCCAGAAAACCTACCGACGGACGCGGAACTCGACGACCCCGAGCAGTGGCTGGCGCGGGTCTAG
- a CDS encoding nuclear transport factor 2 family protein yields MNAAATIREYYESLRRGEPLYPYFAEHPDVVKFGVGERLVGYDAVAEGLREQTRTTDDWTVQSQDLRVIERDDHAHFSDAVFMSWTTPETEYALSTRWSGTLERRDDEWVFVGMHVSTPYVDG; encoded by the coding sequence ATGAATGCGGCGGCGACGATTCGCGAGTATTACGAGTCGCTCCGGCGAGGCGAACCGCTCTACCCCTACTTTGCCGAGCATCCCGACGTGGTGAAGTTCGGCGTCGGCGAACGCCTCGTCGGCTACGACGCCGTCGCCGAGGGCCTACGCGAACAGACGCGAACGACCGACGACTGGACCGTCCAGAGCCAAGATCTCCGCGTCATCGAACGCGACGACCACGCGCACTTCTCCGATGCGGTGTTCATGTCGTGGACCACGCCGGAAACCGAGTACGCCCTCTCGACGCGATGGAGCGGGACGCTCGAACGCCGCGACGACGAGTGGGTGTTCGTGGGGATGCACGTCAGCACGCCCTACGTCGACGGCTGA
- the rpsB gene encoding 30S ribosomal protein S2: MTDNDNELETPDGEEAADEDAPAETAEEPTAEAADEAAEAETDDVEAEEEPGSPFDENVMPDDEADLLIPVEDYLGAGVHIGTQQKTDDMGRFIHRVRDDGLYVLDVSQTDQRIRTAADFLANYSPEQVLVTSSRQYGRFPAEKFAEAIGARARTGRFIPGTLTNPDYDGYIEPDVLVVTDPIGDSQAVKEAITVGIPVIAMCDSNNQLSNVDLVIPTNNKGRRALSVVYWLLANETLDRRGAEPSYALEDFEAGI, from the coding sequence ATGACAGACAACGATAACGAACTCGAGACCCCGGACGGCGAGGAGGCGGCCGACGAGGACGCCCCCGCCGAGACCGCGGAGGAACCGACCGCCGAGGCAGCCGACGAGGCGGCCGAGGCAGAGACTGACGACGTGGAGGCCGAGGAGGAGCCAGGCTCGCCGTTCGACGAGAACGTCATGCCCGACGACGAGGCCGACCTTCTCATCCCCGTCGAGGATTACCTGGGCGCCGGTGTCCACATCGGGACCCAGCAGAAGACCGACGACATGGGCCGGTTCATCCACCGCGTCCGTGACGACGGCCTGTACGTGCTGGACGTGAGCCAGACCGACCAGCGCATCCGCACCGCCGCGGACTTCCTCGCGAACTACTCGCCCGAGCAGGTCCTCGTGACCTCCTCGCGCCAGTACGGCCGCTTCCCGGCCGAGAAGTTCGCGGAAGCCATCGGCGCCCGCGCTCGCACCGGTCGCTTCATCCCCGGCACGCTGACCAACCCGGACTACGATGGCTACATCGAACCGGACGTGCTGGTCGTGACTGACCCCATCGGCGACTCGCAGGCGGTCAAGGAGGCCATCACGGTCGGCATCCCCGTCATCGCCATGTGCGACTCGAACAACCAGCTCAGCAACGTCGACCTCGTCATCCCGACGAACAACAAGGGCCGACGCGCGCTGTCGGTCGTCTACTGGCTCTTGGCCAACGAGACGCTCGACCGCCGCGGCGCCGAACCCAGCTACGCCCTCGAAGACTTCGAGGCGGGCATCTAA
- a CDS encoding methyltransferase family protein, translated as MSLLGFAFAAGIVSAAGVYVLVVATLLTDHEWWPPGDRTPAYYCHWTLVGVFDVAVLGTAILDFGAWGLPRALSLLGVVAALVGTAVFAWGTRTMRAAETMGVTGTLYTDGPYAYTRNPQYVGMVVGVPGFALAVDSALVAVLAAVHVGWVLLLPRAEEPHLRAEFGEAYDRYAARVPRFVGLGTLRRALDAARS; from the coding sequence ATGAGCCTACTCGGCTTCGCGTTCGCGGCCGGCATCGTGTCGGCCGCCGGCGTATACGTACTCGTCGTCGCAACGCTGCTGACCGACCACGAGTGGTGGCCGCCCGGCGACCGAACGCCGGCGTACTACTGCCACTGGACGCTCGTTGGCGTCTTCGACGTGGCAGTACTCGGGACTGCTATCCTCGATTTCGGTGCGTGGGGACTGCCCCGTGCCCTCTCTCTTCTCGGTGTCGTCGCCGCTCTCGTCGGTACCGCCGTCTTCGCGTGGGGGACGCGGACGATGCGCGCCGCGGAGACGATGGGCGTCACGGGCACCCTCTACACCGACGGCCCGTACGCCTACACGCGCAACCCGCAGTACGTGGGCATGGTCGTCGGTGTGCCCGGATTCGCACTGGCCGTCGATTCGGCGCTGGTGGCGGTTCTCGCTGCCGTCCACGTCGGTTGGGTCCTCCTCTTGCCCCGCGCCGAAGAGCCACACCTACGCGCCGAGTTCGGGGAGGCGTACGACCGCTACGCGGCGCGCGTCCCGCGATTCGTGGGTCTCGGAACACTCCGTCGCGCCCTCGACGCTGCGCGGTCCTGA
- a CDS encoding helix-turn-helix domain-containing protein — protein MKYARLRVHHDPDTLHPMHAFEMDHEAIERASLLHWNTVLDETNTMVFRVRGDPAPFRAKLEARDATEAFSLTDAVEGVFYCCVRDRVTDADRGYIDAFARGTLVVVPPVEFEPDGTTAVTLVGTAADLDAAVTELPDGLRATIESVGPYRRRAGESDWRLTDRQREAVAAAVECGYYDSPRSGTVADVADDLDIAPGTAAEHLRKAEATVMRRASD, from the coding sequence ATGAAGTACGCGCGACTGCGGGTTCATCACGACCCGGATACCCTCCACCCGATGCACGCCTTCGAGATGGACCACGAGGCCATCGAACGCGCGTCGCTCCTTCACTGGAACACGGTCCTCGACGAGACGAACACGATGGTGTTCCGGGTTCGGGGCGACCCGGCGCCGTTCCGCGCGAAACTCGAGGCGCGCGACGCGACGGAGGCGTTCAGCCTCACCGACGCCGTCGAAGGCGTCTTCTACTGCTGCGTTCGCGACCGAGTGACAGACGCCGACCGCGGATATATCGACGCGTTCGCGCGGGGGACGCTCGTGGTGGTGCCACCCGTCGAGTTCGAACCCGACGGGACGACGGCAGTCACGCTGGTCGGCACCGCGGCCGACCTCGACGCCGCAGTCACGGAGTTGCCCGACGGACTGCGTGCCACTATCGAATCCGTCGGCCCGTACCGACGCCGGGCCGGCGAGTCGGACTGGCGTCTCACCGACCGACAGCGCGAGGCCGTCGCTGCCGCTGTCGAGTGTGGATACTACGACTCACCACGTTCCGGAACGGTCGCCGACGTGGCCGACGACTTGGATATCGCACCGGGGACGGCCGCAGAACATCTCCGCAAGGCGGAGGCGACAGTGATGCGACGCGCCAGCGATTAG
- the pstC gene encoding phosphate ABC transporter permease subunit PstC has protein sequence MSTDDITRDLTRRTENSPRELLTRSFFFLCAVLSIVTTVSIILMLTTEAAKFFSVTAPLMGIEGPTASVVDFFTGTEWVINNEQFGVLPLVSATLAVTIGSAVVAIPLGVATAIYLSEYASSRAQRVLKPALEVLAGVPTVVYGFFAVVYITPALKTVIPGLGTFNMLSASIVVGIMIIPMVASISEDAMSAVPDSLRQAGYGMGATKFDVSVGIVVPASLSGIFSSFILALSRAIGETMAVTVAAGSQANLLNPLNPTAYLEGALPMTAAMVNLLTGDVTGGGVAYRSLFAIGLTLFVITLIMNIISDLVAQRYREEY, from the coding sequence ATGAGCACAGACGACATCACGCGGGACCTCACCCGTCGCACGGAAAACTCGCCGCGAGAACTCCTGACTCGCTCGTTTTTCTTCCTGTGTGCGGTGTTATCTATCGTCACCACCGTCAGCATCATCCTGATGTTGACCACCGAGGCGGCGAAGTTCTTCTCGGTCACCGCGCCGCTGATGGGTATCGAGGGACCCACCGCGTCGGTCGTCGACTTCTTCACGGGAACGGAGTGGGTCATCAACAACGAGCAGTTCGGCGTGCTACCGCTCGTCTCGGCGACGCTCGCGGTCACTATCGGCTCCGCCGTCGTGGCCATCCCCCTCGGCGTCGCCACCGCCATCTATCTCAGCGAGTACGCGAGCTCGCGCGCACAGCGCGTGTTGAAACCCGCCCTCGAAGTGCTCGCGGGCGTTCCGACCGTCGTCTACGGCTTCTTCGCCGTCGTCTACATCACGCCCGCACTCAAGACGGTCATCCCCGGTCTCGGGACCTTCAACATGCTCTCGGCGAGCATCGTCGTCGGTATCATGATCATCCCGATGGTCGCCTCCATCAGCGAGGACGCGATGTCCGCCGTCCCCGACTCGCTCCGACAGGCGGGCTACGGGATGGGCGCGACGAAGTTCGACGTCTCCGTCGGCATCGTCGTTCCCGCCTCGCTGTCGGGCATCTTCTCTTCGTTCATCCTCGCGCTCTCGCGCGCCATCGGCGAGACGATGGCCGTCACCGTCGCCGCCGGGTCGCAGGCGAACCTCCTGAACCCGCTGAACCCCACCGCGTACCTTGAGGGCGCACTCCCGATGACCGCCGCGATGGTGAACCTCCTCACCGGCGACGTCACCGGCGGCGGTGTCGCCTACCGGAGCCTGTTCGCTATCGGTCTCACCCTCTTCGTCATCACGCTCATCATGAACATCATCAGCGACCTAGTCGCCCAACGATACCGGGAGGAGTACTGA